The proteins below come from a single Stomoxys calcitrans chromosome 1, idStoCalc2.1, whole genome shotgun sequence genomic window:
- the LOC106093691 gene encoding uncharacterized protein LOC106093691 produces the protein MGCASSSPMVQTAGNDMLKAATHVAEDATKSAEEAVQGVKESMGKTLETAKETVATKVEEVKHDVETTLKDKVHDLDDAKNALLGKLNLNAGKTVETVENSAMAMKEDAADKGETAMDTLHSIEETMTSSSQAMEEAKEMVGLVRTNTETDSLRTSTPEPEIERALANTKTNKEDGDDDEDNPPTPKPTLAELENLSQEVLQQQQHTVNDMLSANDHQADTKIALPTVANTSSTTESNAGSSAMHLTPLPLTSASSIATMIAASTAGAGLASLMSATPPPAASEQEVNAQPVKTKAAKRQEKLAAERVRQQKLIQKLLEEKRPGTTEWEKYADMLALFRKYNPHDAFRRGGTLTKFNGHGTAPIRENPLHGMGGGDDDSSDTTSVWGRKSPTRRSSARLAGRLRPTSASQRTVMGNTARRSSNSISSGRKFDYNPHRSRVSERGGSSSVSSGHNLSYLPTSKASAYRLSPSSGTPMPTYAQESVKSPPEMRSQHSLGTNSFQRALEPLWWQQQTHLPQLGQQQGKAGHHTPFSPSRGGSSMPFAAKSAPFSPYSALTRDSSANSLSSQAMYPGRVRLYKSSLDLRLPALLSPLRQPHSHHHHHHHNHHHHLVRQHPPVRNTSSFLATPRTSQPFSITKSYTDLYFSSTNNNKENETSIARDLSPFSPHRHARDKSPYRIRDRCEYCPRKYVT, from the exons GTGTTAAAGAGTCAATGGGAAAAACATTGGAAACAGCCAAGGAAACGGTGGCCACCAAAGTGGAAGAGGTCAAACACGATGTAGAAACAACATTAAAGGATAAAGTGCACGATCTCGATGATGCGAAAAATGCTTTATTGggtaaattgaatttaaatgcCGGAAAGACAGTCGAAACTGTGGAAAATTCTGCCATGGCCATGAAAGAAGATGCCGCGGATAAGGGCGAGACAGCCATGGACACATTGCACAGCATCGAGGAAACAATGACGAGCAGCAGTCAAGCTATGGAGGAGGCAAAGGAGATGGTGGGTTTGGTACGAACCAATACGGAAACAGATAGTTTGCGGACTTCAACGCCGGAACCGGAAATCGAACGGGCTCTGGCCAATACAAAAACGAACAAGGAAGATGGCGATGATGACGAAGACAATCCCCCAACACCAAAACCCACCTTAGCTGAATTGGAAAACCTCAGCCAAGAAGtgctgcagcagcagcaacacacGGTCAATGACATGTTGTCGGCCAATGACCATCAGGCAGACACGAAAATCGCCTTACCCACCGTCGCAAACACCTCCAGCACCACAGAGAGCAATGCCGGTTCCAGTGCAATGCA CTTGACACCACTACCGCTAACGTCAGCCTCCTCGATTGCCACGATGATAGCAGCCAGTACTGCGGGAGCGGGGCTGGCCAGCTTGATGAGTGCCACACCACCTCCGGCAGCCAGCGAGCAGGAAGTCAATGCCCAACCAGTCAAAACGAAGGCTGCCAAGCGGCAGGAAAAGCTGGCCGCGGAGAGGGTAAGGCAACAGAAGCTGATACAAAAACTGTTGGAGGAAAAGCGGCCGGGCACCACGGAGTGGGAAAAATATGCGGATATGTTGGCCCTTTTTCGAAAATACAATCCCCATGATGCTTTTCGACGCGGTGGCACTCTAACAAAATTCAATGGCCATGGCACAGCGCCCATACGAGAAAATCCTCTGCATGGCATGGGTGGAGGGGATGATGACAGCAGTGACACCACCTCCGTGTGGGGTCGCAAAAGTCCCACGCGACGTTCAAGTGCACGTCTCGCTGGTCGTTTGCGTCCCACCTCAGCCAGTCAGCGCACAGTTATGGGCAACACGGCCAGAAGGAGCAGCAACTCCATAAGCAGCGGCCGAAAATTCGACTACAATCCCCACCGTTCGAGGGTCAGCGAACGCGGTGGCTCTAGCAGTGTAAGTTCTGGTCACAATCTATCCTATCTTCCCACAAGCAAAGCAAGTGCTTACCGTCTATCGCCCTCCTCTGGCACCCCTATGCCCACGTATGCACAAGAGAGTGTTAAATCTCCCCCAGAAATGAGATCACAACACTCGCTAGGTACAAATTCTTTCCAGCGTGCATTAGAACCTCTGTGGTGGCAACAGCAGACACATCTACCTCAATTGGGGCAGCAACAAGGCAAAGCGGGCCACCATACACCATTCTCACCGTCACGCGGTGGCAGTAGTATGCCATTTGCTGCAAAGTCTGCTCCCTTTTCACCATACTCTGCACTAACTCGTGATTCTTCTGCTAACTCTTTATCTAGTCAAGCCATGTACCCCGGACGCGTACGTTTGTATAAGTCCTCATTGGATTTGAGATTGCCAGCGTTGTTGAGCCCGCTGCGACAACCACActcccatcatcatcatcatcatcataatcaccatcaccatcttGTAAGACAACACCCACCGGTGCGAAACACCTCGTCTTTCCTGGCCACCCCACGTACCTCGCAGCCATTTAGCATAACGAAATCTTATACGGATCTCTACTTTAGTAGCACCAACAACAATAAGGAGAACGAAACATCCATTGCCCGGGATTTGAGTCCATTTTCGCCGCATCGTCATGCCCGGGACAAGAGTCCGTATAGAATACGCGATCGTTGTGAATATTGTCCCAGAAAATATGTGACCTAA